The proteins below come from a single Cannabis sativa cultivar Pink pepper isolate KNU-18-1 chromosome 3, ASM2916894v1, whole genome shotgun sequence genomic window:
- the LOC115711395 gene encoding nuclear transcription factor Y subunit A-7 isoform X3: MMTLSPPNTTLNGDLPNQTTNSSSQANQVTGSGSKNEADHKDLLQSDGKYGEEQQVSSATPPPGNEYLVPHTQLELSSHSIGCGSYAYSEPYFGGVMPFGAHALVQSHGLVMAASRMALPLDITEEPVYVNAKQYHGILRRRQSRAKAELEKKLIKVRKPYLHESRHLHAMRRARGTGGRFLNTKKTNNKTAHNTAPEMNTTTSSAAADAAISTDPIISLRTKPVSSDSSSDHYESTELSMQKMHQTKTYHPNVNSNSCYQPHQGFQLSTYHSLSGGDHRIEEGDLISGQHRERIMTNGTAHRALTIK, encoded by the exons ATGATGACTTTGTCTCCACCAAACACTACTTTAAATGGTGATTTGCCCAACCAAACCACCAATTCTTCTTCTCAAGCTAATCAGGTtactgggtctgggtctaaaAATGAGGCAGATCATAAAGACTTGCTACAATCAG ATGGAAAATATGGAGAGGAGCAGCAAGTTTCTTCTGCTACGCCGCCACCGGGGAATGAGTATCTTGTGCCGCATACCCAGCTGGAGCTTTCCAGCCACTCAATT GGTTGTGGATCATATGCATATTCTGAGCCTTATTTTGGGGGAGTTATGCCATTTGGAGCTCATGCTTTG GTACAGTCTCACGGGCTTGTAATGGCTGCGTCGAGAATGGCTTTGCCCCTTGACATAACAGAGGAACCTGTGTATGTTAATGCCAAGCAATACCATGGAATTTTGAGGCGTAGGCAGTCGCGTGCTAAGGCTGAGCTCGAAAAGAAGCTTATAAAAGTTCGCAAG CCCTATCTCCACGAATCGCGCCATCTACATGCTATGAGGAGGGCAAGAGGGACGGGAGGCCGTTTTCTGAACACAAAAAAGACTAATAATAAAACGGCTCATAACACTGCACCCGAAATGAACACAACCACTTCTAGTGCTGCTGCTGATGCTGCAATTTCAACAGATCCAATCATCTCGTTGAGGACCAAACCCGTGTCATCTGATTCGTCTTCAGATCATTATGAGTCAACCGAGCTTAGTATGCAGAAAATGCACCAAACCAAGACATATCATCCCAATGTCAATAGCAACAGCTGCTACCAACCCCATCAGGGGTTTCAGTTATCTACATACCATTCGCTCTCGGGTGGTGATCATAGGATCGAGGAAGGAGACTTAATCTCGGGGCAGCATCGTGAACGAATTATGACAAATGGGACGGCTCATAGGGCTCTTACCATCAAGTAA
- the LOC115711395 gene encoding nuclear transcription factor Y subunit A-7 isoform X4, with amino-acid sequence MMTLSPPNTTLNGDLPNQTTNSSSQANQVTGSGSKNEADHKDLLQSDGKYGEEQQVSSATPPPGNEYLVPHTQLELSSHSIGCGSYAYSEPYFGGVMPFGAHALSHGLVMAASRMALPLDITEEPVYVNAKQYHGILRRRQSRAKAELEKKLIKVRKPYLHESRHLHAMRRARGTGGRFLNTKKTNNKTAHNTAPEMNTTTSSAAADAAISTDPIISLRTKPVSSDSSSDHYESTELSMQKMHQTKTYHPNVNSNSCYQPHQGFQLSTYHSLSGGDHRIEEGDLISGQHRERIMTNGTAHRALTIK; translated from the exons ATGATGACTTTGTCTCCACCAAACACTACTTTAAATGGTGATTTGCCCAACCAAACCACCAATTCTTCTTCTCAAGCTAATCAGGTtactgggtctgggtctaaaAATGAGGCAGATCATAAAGACTTGCTACAATCAG ATGGAAAATATGGAGAGGAGCAGCAAGTTTCTTCTGCTACGCCGCCACCGGGGAATGAGTATCTTGTGCCGCATACCCAGCTGGAGCTTTCCAGCCACTCAATT GGTTGTGGATCATATGCATATTCTGAGCCTTATTTTGGGGGAGTTATGCCATTTGGAGCTCATGCTTTG TCTCACGGGCTTGTAATGGCTGCGTCGAGAATGGCTTTGCCCCTTGACATAACAGAGGAACCTGTGTATGTTAATGCCAAGCAATACCATGGAATTTTGAGGCGTAGGCAGTCGCGTGCTAAGGCTGAGCTCGAAAAGAAGCTTATAAAAGTTCGCAAG CCCTATCTCCACGAATCGCGCCATCTACATGCTATGAGGAGGGCAAGAGGGACGGGAGGCCGTTTTCTGAACACAAAAAAGACTAATAATAAAACGGCTCATAACACTGCACCCGAAATGAACACAACCACTTCTAGTGCTGCTGCTGATGCTGCAATTTCAACAGATCCAATCATCTCGTTGAGGACCAAACCCGTGTCATCTGATTCGTCTTCAGATCATTATGAGTCAACCGAGCTTAGTATGCAGAAAATGCACCAAACCAAGACATATCATCCCAATGTCAATAGCAACAGCTGCTACCAACCCCATCAGGGGTTTCAGTTATCTACATACCATTCGCTCTCGGGTGGTGATCATAGGATCGAGGAAGGAGACTTAATCTCGGGGCAGCATCGTGAACGAATTATGACAAATGGGACGGCTCATAGGGCTCTTACCATCAAGTAA
- the LOC115711395 gene encoding nuclear transcription factor Y subunit A-1 isoform X1 translates to MHQKLINGSSNHLESDANISSTQNLGISTNIGNNSQPWWGNGIGHHQTISKALFGGTTTTITMMTLSPPNTTLNGDLPNQTTNSSSQANQVTGSGSKNEADHKDLLQSDGKYGEEQQVSSATPPPGNEYLVPHTQLELSSHSIGCGSYAYSEPYFGGVMPFGAHALVQSHGLVMAASRMALPLDITEEPVYVNAKQYHGILRRRQSRAKAELEKKLIKVRKPYLHESRHLHAMRRARGTGGRFLNTKKTNNKTAHNTAPEMNTTTSSAAADAAISTDPIISLRTKPVSSDSSSDHYESTELSMQKMHQTKTYHPNVNSNSCYQPHQGFQLSTYHSLSGGDHRIEEGDLISGQHRERIMTNGTAHRALTIK, encoded by the exons ATGCACCAGAAACTAATAAATGGCTCCTCAAATCACCTGGAATCTGATGCAAATATTTCTAGTACTCAAAATTTAGGGATCAGTACAAATATTGGTAATAATTCTCAACCTTGGTGGGGTAATGGTATAGGTCATCACCAAACCATTTCTAAAGCCTTGTTTGGAGGAACAACAACCACTATCACTATGATGACTTTGTCTCCACCAAACACTACTTTAAATGGTGATTTGCCCAACCAAACCACCAATTCTTCTTCTCAAGCTAATCAGGTtactgggtctgggtctaaaAATGAGGCAGATCATAAAGACTTGCTACAATCAG ATGGAAAATATGGAGAGGAGCAGCAAGTTTCTTCTGCTACGCCGCCACCGGGGAATGAGTATCTTGTGCCGCATACCCAGCTGGAGCTTTCCAGCCACTCAATT GGTTGTGGATCATATGCATATTCTGAGCCTTATTTTGGGGGAGTTATGCCATTTGGAGCTCATGCTTTG GTACAGTCTCACGGGCTTGTAATGGCTGCGTCGAGAATGGCTTTGCCCCTTGACATAACAGAGGAACCTGTGTATGTTAATGCCAAGCAATACCATGGAATTTTGAGGCGTAGGCAGTCGCGTGCTAAGGCTGAGCTCGAAAAGAAGCTTATAAAAGTTCGCAAG CCCTATCTCCACGAATCGCGCCATCTACATGCTATGAGGAGGGCAAGAGGGACGGGAGGCCGTTTTCTGAACACAAAAAAGACTAATAATAAAACGGCTCATAACACTGCACCCGAAATGAACACAACCACTTCTAGTGCTGCTGCTGATGCTGCAATTTCAACAGATCCAATCATCTCGTTGAGGACCAAACCCGTGTCATCTGATTCGTCTTCAGATCATTATGAGTCAACCGAGCTTAGTATGCAGAAAATGCACCAAACCAAGACATATCATCCCAATGTCAATAGCAACAGCTGCTACCAACCCCATCAGGGGTTTCAGTTATCTACATACCATTCGCTCTCGGGTGGTGATCATAGGATCGAGGAAGGAGACTTAATCTCGGGGCAGCATCGTGAACGAATTATGACAAATGGGACGGCTCATAGGGCTCTTACCATCAAGTAA
- the LOC115711395 gene encoding nuclear transcription factor Y subunit A-9 isoform X2 — MHQKLINGSSNHLESDANISSTQNLGISTNIGNNSQPWWGNGIGHHQTISKALFGGTTTTITMMTLSPPNTTLNGDLPNQTTNSSSQANQVTGSGSKNEADHKDLLQSDGKYGEEQQVSSATPPPGNEYLVPHTQLELSSHSIGCGSYAYSEPYFGGVMPFGAHALSHGLVMAASRMALPLDITEEPVYVNAKQYHGILRRRQSRAKAELEKKLIKVRKPYLHESRHLHAMRRARGTGGRFLNTKKTNNKTAHNTAPEMNTTTSSAAADAAISTDPIISLRTKPVSSDSSSDHYESTELSMQKMHQTKTYHPNVNSNSCYQPHQGFQLSTYHSLSGGDHRIEEGDLISGQHRERIMTNGTAHRALTIK; from the exons ATGCACCAGAAACTAATAAATGGCTCCTCAAATCACCTGGAATCTGATGCAAATATTTCTAGTACTCAAAATTTAGGGATCAGTACAAATATTGGTAATAATTCTCAACCTTGGTGGGGTAATGGTATAGGTCATCACCAAACCATTTCTAAAGCCTTGTTTGGAGGAACAACAACCACTATCACTATGATGACTTTGTCTCCACCAAACACTACTTTAAATGGTGATTTGCCCAACCAAACCACCAATTCTTCTTCTCAAGCTAATCAGGTtactgggtctgggtctaaaAATGAGGCAGATCATAAAGACTTGCTACAATCAG ATGGAAAATATGGAGAGGAGCAGCAAGTTTCTTCTGCTACGCCGCCACCGGGGAATGAGTATCTTGTGCCGCATACCCAGCTGGAGCTTTCCAGCCACTCAATT GGTTGTGGATCATATGCATATTCTGAGCCTTATTTTGGGGGAGTTATGCCATTTGGAGCTCATGCTTTG TCTCACGGGCTTGTAATGGCTGCGTCGAGAATGGCTTTGCCCCTTGACATAACAGAGGAACCTGTGTATGTTAATGCCAAGCAATACCATGGAATTTTGAGGCGTAGGCAGTCGCGTGCTAAGGCTGAGCTCGAAAAGAAGCTTATAAAAGTTCGCAAG CCCTATCTCCACGAATCGCGCCATCTACATGCTATGAGGAGGGCAAGAGGGACGGGAGGCCGTTTTCTGAACACAAAAAAGACTAATAATAAAACGGCTCATAACACTGCACCCGAAATGAACACAACCACTTCTAGTGCTGCTGCTGATGCTGCAATTTCAACAGATCCAATCATCTCGTTGAGGACCAAACCCGTGTCATCTGATTCGTCTTCAGATCATTATGAGTCAACCGAGCTTAGTATGCAGAAAATGCACCAAACCAAGACATATCATCCCAATGTCAATAGCAACAGCTGCTACCAACCCCATCAGGGGTTTCAGTTATCTACATACCATTCGCTCTCGGGTGGTGATCATAGGATCGAGGAAGGAGACTTAATCTCGGGGCAGCATCGTGAACGAATTATGACAAATGGGACGGCTCATAGGGCTCTTACCATCAAGTAA
- the LOC115709078 gene encoding uncharacterized protein LOC115709078, giving the protein MAELPIPNEVKKLWDIWQLRGCIILSLFLQALLVSFASMRRRSKNSFLVFFIWSAYLLADWAAAIAIGLITQSQTDLCESNNGELFAFWASFLLLHLGGPDGITSFALEDNEFWLRHLFGLVLQVLGALYSIYLTLPNNKLWLPTFLVFVVGVVKYMERTLALYLASSDHFGAASLPKPNPGWVIEAAPASTAAEAAKPPAAAVTDSSVIQVSNDHQEIGESDDEIKLMQVAYKFHDNFKGLIVGFGLSSKCQESSRKAFMKANHISAFKVVEIELSIFYEVLYTKAIVIRNRMGYIFRFIGFSFVVVALIFFTLFADKDGFEEIDIGLTYALLIGAIAIDLISIVHDQLISSDWTLGALCERWATYIPSSILKRKRSRWSGTVLQYNMISYCLDQHRIYTWLHNFLNTWDVLDTLQIFLFSNSENVTDDMKASIFNEMVKMVESSSSNQAERYQGLRRYSRNRVIETEFMARIEYVNSLIGEKAYLPELLTYHLAIEIYSTCTKVLKGSVLLIISRYLFYLMVTQPTMLSPNLGNWEETYQETVNDIKKFLEKNNNHLEACEKIKGSFSAIIGSSDDRCFEEMGENKGLFLKACVLARKLLLGDDEEKDELESKLLGLLVKGAMNCEPVIHGQRLSKGGELLSFVWLLSNHFGLQVLDSKEN; this is encoded by the exons aTGGCCGAACTACCCATACCCAACGAGGTGAAGAAACTATGGGATATATGGCAACTACGTGGTTGTATAATTCTAAGTCTATTCCTACAAGCCTTATTGGTTTCGTTTGCATCAATGAGAAGAAGATCCAAAAACTCATTTCTAGTCTTCTTCATCTGGTCAGCTTATTTGCTAGCCGACTGGGCAGCTGCCATTGCCATTGGTTTGATCACCCAAAGCCAAACCGATCTTTGCGAATCCAACAACGGCGAGCTCTTCGCcttttgggcttcctttcttctgCTTCATCTCGGCGGCCCAGATGGCATCACCTCATTTGCTCTTGAAGACAATGAATTTTGGCTTAGACACCTTTTTGGGCTAGTTTTGCAAGTCTTGGGGGCTTTATATAGCATATACCTAACTCTCCCAAACAACAAACTTTGGCTTCCTAcatttttggtttttgttgttGGAGTTGTCAAGTATATGGAGAGAACTCTAGCTCTTTACCTTGCTAGTTCTGACCATTTTGGTGCTGCCTCATTACCCAAACCGAATCCAGGATGGGTCATTGAGGCAGCACCAGCTAGTACTGCTGCTGAGGCAGCCAAACCGCCAGCAGCAGCAGTAACTGACTCTTCTGTCATCCAAGTATCGAACGATCATCAAGAAATTGGTGAATCTGATGACGAAATCAAACTCATGCAAGTTGCTTATAAGTTTCACGACAATTTTAAGGGATTGATTGTTGGATTTGGCTTGAGTTCGAAATGTCAAGAATCTAGCCGCAAGGCTTTCATGAAAGCCAATCACATTAGTGCTTTCAAAGTTGTAGAGATCGAATTGAGTATATTTTATGAGGTTCTTTACACCAAGGCCATTGTCATTCGAAATAGAATGGGCTACATCTTCCGCTTCATTGGCTTCTCTTTCGTCGTTGTTGCTTTAATCTTCTTCACCTTGTTCGCCGATAAAGATGGTTTCGAAGAAATCGACATTGGCCTCACCTACGCTTTGTTGATTGGAGCCATTGCTATCGATTTGATTTCCATTGTTCATGATCAGCTCATTTCTTCAGATTGGACTCTTGGCGCCCTTTGTGAAAGATGGG CTACATATATTCcctcatcaatattaaaaagaaaaagatcaaGGTGGTCTGGAACTGTGTTACAATACAATATGATTAGTTATTGTCTTGATCAACATCGTATCTACACATGGTTACACAACTTTCTTAACACATGGGATGTTCTTGACACACTTCAAATCTTTCTCTTTTCAAATTCAGAGAATGTCACTGATGATATGAAGGCTTCAATTTTCAATGAAATGGTGAAAATGGTCGAATCATCTTCTTCAAATCAAGCCGAAAGGTATCAAGGTCTTCGTCGTTACTCTCGGAACAGAGTTATTGAGACAGAGTTCATGGCCAGAATTGAATATGTGAATAGCTTAATTGGGGAAAAAGCTTATTTACCAGAGCTACTTACATACCACTTAGCTATTGAAATCTATTCTACATGTACTAAAGTACTCAAAGGATCAGTTTTATTGATTATTTCGCGTTATTTGTTTTATCTAATGGTAACACAACCAACCATGTTGTCTCCAAATTTGGGTAATTGGGAGGAAACATATCAAGAGACAGTGAATGATATCAAGAAATTTTTGGAGAAGAATAACAATCATTTAGAAGCATGTGAGAAGATTAAGGGGAGTTTTAGTgctattataggtagtagtgatgATAGATGTTTTGAAGAAATGGGAGAGAATAAGGGTTTGTTTTTAAAAGCTTGTGTGCTTGCAAGGAAGTTGTTATTGGGTGATGATGAAGAAAAGGATGAGTTGGAAAGTAAATTGTTGGGATTGCTTGTAAAGGGTGCTATGAATTGTGAACCAGTGATACATGGTCAGAGATTGAGTAAAGGTGGAGAACTATTGAGTTTCGTGTGGCTATTGAGCAATCATTTTGGGTTGCAAGTTCTAGATAGTAAAGAAAACTAA
- the LOC115709067 gene encoding uncharacterized protein LOC115709067, translated as MKLPIPNKVLKLWDAWHLRGCIILSLFTQAFLVSFSSHRRHSKSTFLLFLIWSAYLLADWIAAVAIGAIIKSQGDLCDPLKEDNKDDLLSFWASFLLLHLGGPDTITSFALEDNEFWLRHIFGLALQGLAAAYSIFLTLPTTKLWLPATLVLVVGIVKYCERVYALYLASLDRVASIKDKISTQNTRTTLTTTSSSHIEMLELAYKTYQIFKGPLLGRFYIRNPPPSLGSVNHITAFKFIEYELSIMYEVLHTKLVVVSRKIGYIFRFIGFCFILTAFILFILVENKGLELPKFDIVLTYALLTGAIVLDSISALQLVCSDWSLGGLEGKWKSYIPLVIVKRQRWSNSVSQYNLISYCLDGNTMCPLNKFDHNIFDKIKIMRFSSSHKVHQDTLAYIFNHAKSKSDSAYNSDTAIFGALLFRGHQTTWDYPKLEWSIKNFEFAESLLLWHLATELICCSSRESVKIGKIISDYMFYLMIMQPLMLSSVLGSNWKVGFQDTVAATKRFLAKNKMISVETKLIRRSDVDDESKSVLFDAYKLATELREMDDHMWEAMDQMWVEIMCYTAAKCKPIVHAQQLGKGGELLTLTWLLLNHFGLGFQFFL; from the coding sequence ATGAAACTACCAATTCCAAACAAAGTATTGAAACTATGGGATGCATGGCATCTCAGGGGTTGTATCATCTTAAGCCTTTTCACACAAGCTTTCTTAGTGTCATTTTCATCCCACCGAAGACATTCAAAATCCACATTTTTGCTCTTCTTAATTTGGTCAGCATACTTACTTGCAGATTGGATTGCAGCCGTAGCCATTGGTGCAATCATCAAAAGCCAAGGTGACCTATGTGATCCACTCAAAGAAGATAACAAAGACGATCTCTTGTCCTTCTGGGCTTCCTTTCTTTTGCTTCATCTCGGCGGTCCTGACACCATTACCTCGTTTGCCCTCGAGGACAACGAGTTCTGGCTCAGACACATTTTCGGCCTTGCTTTACAAGGCCTTGCAGCTGCTTACAGCATCTTTTTAACTCTCCCAACAACCAAGCTTTGGCTCCCAGCAACCTTAGTCTTGGTTGTTGGGATTGTCAAGTATTGCGAGAGAGTTTACGCTCTTTATCTCGCAAGCTTAGACCGTGTTGCGAGCATTAAAGACAAAATTAGTACACAAAACACAAGAACAACACTAACTACCACCTCTTCAAGCCACATTGAAATGCTAGAGCTAGCTTACAAAACCTACCAAATCTTCAAAGGACCACTCCTTGGTAGATTCTACATTCGAAATCCTCCCCCGTCTTTGGGATCAGTAAACCACATTACGGCTTTTAAGTTTATAGAGTACGAGCTGAGCATCATGTATGAGGTTCTTCACACAAAGTTAGTTGTTGTTAGTCGAAAAATCGGGTACATCTTTCGATTCATTGGCTTCTGCTTCATTCTCACCGCTTTCATTTTGTTCATTCTTGTTGAGAACAAAGGATTGGAGTTGCCCAAGTTCGATATAGTTCTTACTTATGCTTTGCTTACTGGAGCCATTGTTCTTGATTCGATCTCAGCCTTACAGCTCGTGTGTTCGGATTGGAGTCTCGGCGGTTTGGAAGGGAAGTGGAAGAGTTACATCCCTTTGGTAATTGTAAAAAGACAGAGGTGGTCCAATTCTGTTTCACAATATAATTTGATAAGTTACTGCCTTGATGGGAATACAATGTGTCCACTCAACAAGTTTGATCATAAtatttttgacaagatcaaaatCATGAGGTTTTCCTCATCGCATAAGGTCCATCAAGATACATTGGCTTATATTTTTAATCATGCAAAATCCAAATCTGACAGTGCATACAATTCAGACACTGCAATTTTTGGTGCACTTTTGTTTAGAGGTCACCAAACAACTTGGGATTATCCCAAGCTCGAATGGAGCATTAAGAATTTTGAATTTGCTGAAAGTCTTCTTTTGTGGCATTTAGCCACTGAGCTAATATGTTGCTCTTCAAGAGAAAGTGTCAAAATTGGCAAGATTATTTCAGATTACATGTTTTATCTTATGATAATGCAACCTTTGATGTTGTCTTCAGTTTTGGGGAGCAATTGGAAAGTGGGGTTTCAGGATACTGTGGCAGCCACCAAGAGATTTTTGGCCAAGAACAAGATGATTTCAGTGGAAACTAAATTGATAAGGAGAAGTGATGTTGATGATGAGAGTAAATCTGTGTTGTTTGATGCATATAAGTTGGCTACAGAGTTGAGAGAAATGGATGACCATATGTGGGAAGCAATGGATCAAATGTGGGTGGAAATTATGTGTTACACAGCTGCTAAGTGTAAGCCAATTGTACATGCACAACAACTTGGCAAGGGTGGTGAGCTTTTGACTCTCACTTGGTTACTTCTCAATCATTTTGGCTTGGGATTTCAGTTTTTCTTGTAA